One segment of Schistocerca cancellata isolate TAMUIC-IGC-003103 chromosome 2, iqSchCanc2.1, whole genome shotgun sequence DNA contains the following:
- the LOC126162999 gene encoding tRNA (adenine(58)-N(1))-methyltransferase catalytic subunit TRMT61A — translation MSFARFKEVIEEDDTVILYVNVNSMHALKVTPQIKNKNGALVSNVFQTVYGALKVDSLIGKKFGSKVKLTKGWVYVLHPTPELWTLTLLHRTQIIYTPDISMIIFQLELKPGSIVIEAGTGSGSLSHALIRTIKPSGHLFTYDFHAARVDVVREEFKEHGLSEYVSVEHRDVCEDGFGAAVTNSADAVFLDLPKPWDAVPYAVAAFKQIGGRFVSFSPCIEQVQNTCKALSENGFFEIVTMECLLKELNVQVRAMPFLNIGTKETTSQKTYNTASPGLSVCGHSGYITAATLPPRQD, via the coding sequence ATGAGTTTCGCACGCTTCaaagaagtgatagaagaagacgaTACCGTTATACTTTATGTCAACGTTAACAGCATGCATGCTTTGAAAGTGacaccacaaataaaaaataaaaatggggcTCTTGTGTCAAATGTTTTCCAAACTGTTTATGGCGCATTAAAAGTAGATTCTCTAATTGGTAAAAAATTTGGAAGCAAAGTTAAATTAACTAAAGGATGGGTATACGTACTTCACCCAACCCCGGAATTGTGGACGTTAACTTTACTTCATAGGACACAAATCATATACACACCGGATATTAGTATGATAATTTTTCAGTTGGAGCTAAAGCCGGGAAGTATAGTTATTGAAGCAGGAACTGGAAGTGGCTCGCTCTCTCACGCCTTGATCCGAACAATAAAACCTTCAGGACATTTGTTTACATATGATTTTCATGCTGCTAGAGTCGACGTAGTTCGGGAAGAGTTTAAGGAGCATGGTTTGTCAGAGTATGTATCTGTTGAACACCGTGATGTCTGTGAGGATGGTTTCGGAGCGGCTGTTACAAATAGTGCAGACGCAGTATTCCTTGATTTGCCAAAGCCTTGGGATGCAGTACCTTATGCAGTTGCTGCTTTTAAACAAATCGGCGGCAGATTTGTATCGTTTTCACCGTGTATAGAGCAAGTGCAAAACACATGCAAGGCTTTAAGTGAGAATGGATTTTTCGAGATAGTAACAATGGAATGTTTGCTTAAAGAACTGAATGTGCAAGTACGCGCCATGCCCTTTTTGAATATAGGAACAAAAGAAACAACCTCACAAAAAACTTACAATACTGCTTCCCCTGGACTTTCAGTGTGTGGACATTCTGGCTACATTACAGCAGCGACGCTACCACCTCGCCAAGATTGA